From a single Planctellipticum variicoloris genomic region:
- the trmB gene encoding tRNA (guanosine(46)-N7)-methyltransferase TrmB — protein sequence MPTDHGRLTTDKLRDLFPFFRTVDDVTEIVNWAKFFGNDNPVELDIGCGRGLFLFNTSVAHPETNYLGLEVDFTEGRRTARRLLKRDLPNSRVIGGDARDFLRMRVAPHSVDAAHVYFPDPWWKKKHRRRRLFNEEFADLLSVVVKPDGFVHSWTDVGEYFDVIAGLMNHHPQFVTLEPPDWHEPEHDMDYLTSFHRRRLLDGATIYRGLWQRKPLTDL from the coding sequence ATGCCCACGGACCACGGACGACTGACGACTGACAAACTCCGCGATCTCTTTCCGTTCTTTCGGACCGTTGACGATGTCACGGAGATCGTCAACTGGGCCAAGTTCTTCGGCAACGACAATCCCGTCGAACTCGACATCGGCTGCGGGCGGGGATTGTTCCTGTTCAACACCAGCGTCGCCCATCCCGAGACCAACTACCTGGGCCTGGAGGTCGATTTCACCGAAGGCCGCCGGACGGCGCGTCGGCTGCTGAAACGGGATCTGCCCAACTCTCGCGTCATCGGCGGCGACGCCCGCGATTTTTTGCGGATGCGAGTTGCGCCCCATTCGGTCGATGCGGCCCACGTCTACTTCCCCGATCCGTGGTGGAAGAAGAAACACCGGCGCCGCCGGCTGTTCAATGAGGAGTTCGCCGACCTGCTGTCTGTCGTCGTCAAGCCGGACGGTTTCGTCCATTCCTGGACCGACGTCGGCGAATACTTTGACGTCATCGCGGGCCTGATGAACCATCATCCCCAGTTCGTGACGCTCGAACCTCCCGACTGGCACGAGCCCGAGCACGACATGGACTATCTGACCAGCTTCCACCGCCGGCGGCTGCTGGACGGTGCGACGATCTACCGCGGGCTGTGGCAGCGGAAGCCGCTGACGGATCTCTGA
- a CDS encoding 3-hydroxyacyl-ACP dehydratase FabZ family protein translates to MPPQTIYSFDVLDFDKPLYPIEEIRKVNPQRFEMEQLTAILYVDRENHGIVGYKDVTDKEFWIRGHMPDFPLMPGVVLCECAAQLAGFYARKFDLLEGDFLGFGGMDDVRFRNPVFPGDRLVIMAQLTRLRAGRRAEFNFQGFVGEKMVFSGCMIGVPIHRERAREEGID, encoded by the coding sequence ATGCCTCCCCAGACCATTTACAGCTTCGACGTGCTCGATTTCGACAAGCCGCTCTATCCGATCGAGGAGATCCGCAAGGTCAATCCTCAGCGGTTCGAGATGGAGCAGCTCACAGCCATCCTCTACGTCGATCGCGAAAACCACGGCATCGTCGGCTATAAAGACGTCACCGACAAGGAGTTCTGGATTCGCGGCCATATGCCCGACTTCCCGCTCATGCCGGGTGTCGTGCTCTGCGAATGCGCCGCTCAGCTCGCCGGCTTCTACGCCCGCAAGTTCGACCTGCTCGAAGGCGATTTTCTCGGCTTCGGCGGCATGGACGACGTCCGCTTCCGCAACCCGGTCTTTCCGGGGGATCGTCTGGTGATCATGGCCCAGCTCACCCGTCTCCGCGCCGGACGCCGGGCCGAGTTTAATTTCCAGGGCTTCGTCGGCGAAAAAATGGTCTTCAGCGGATGCATGATCGGCGTCCCGATCCACCGGGAACGCGCCCGCGAAGAGGGGATTGACTGA